GAGCTATATATCCAAAGCCAACTCCGCTTGCAGTGGTAGTAGCGGAGAAAACTATTGCGCATGCATGAAAAACCAGATGTCGGCCATGATATCCCAAGCGCAGGGGAAGGGATCGCTTACGACCTCCCAAGTAAGCAGCCTCGGGGCATCTAACAAGCAGGGATTCGACAAGTGCATGTCTGATGCATCCAATGGGGCCGACACTGGCCCGAGTGACTGGCCGGGATGGAGCAAATTGTCATGAGGGAGGTGCGGGCATGAGGCGCTCTCTCTTCCGGGTGGTCGGAGTGTGGCTTCTCCTGGCGGCGGGCGCCAGCCTATCGAGGCCTCCCGCGGAGTTTTGGCGGTCTTTTCGGCCAACGGAGCCGACTGCCGACGACGCGACGTTGAGCCAAGTTTTGATGTGCCGCCGCCAGCCGGGGACCCTGGTGGTTGACACCCGTCAGGCCCGGTACTTTGCCGAGGGCCGCATCCCGGGCGCGGTAAACATGTCCATTTCGGAGTTGAACGCGGTCGTGACGAACAGACCCTCGGCGATCAGCAAGGCCCGAGGTTTGCTGCTCTATGGTTCAGGCAGCGCAAGCGAAATCGAAGCGGCCCGGGAGATCGTCGTTCGGGCTGGCTTGGGGGAGAAGACCGTCATCTTCGGGGGTGGTTGGCGCGAGTGGGTTGAGTGCGGTCTGCCGATCGAGAAAGACCAGGAATAGCCCATGGAAACGGCCAGGGACATCGCCACGCCGGAATGCAGCGAGCGCGAGATGGAGCCCACCATGCAGCGCGTGTGCGCGCGAGCTATGACGGCACTTGCGGCCGATTGCGCCTGGATGGCCCTGCGCCTTCTTTTAGCCGGGGGCTTGGAGATAGCCGGGATTGGGAAAATCGTTGCGCCCGCCGGCTTGGCTGCTTATCTCCAGGAGTTGGGCTGGCCCCCGGTGCTCTCGGGTGGGGTAGCCGCGCTTCTTCCCAGCTTCGAACTGACGTTGGGTATTTGCCTGATGGCCAGAATTGAGTTGGAGTTGGCGTCGGTGCTGACCTGGCTCCTCAGCGCAGGGTTTGTCGTCATGGCGCTCCTTGCGTTGTCCAAACCCACCGGCTTGGGCTGTCCATGCCTGCCGCAGATGAGCCCGGGCATCCTGAGCAGCGGTCTCGGCATGGTTTTCCGAAATCTCGTTCTGCTCCTGGCCGCTTCGCTGGCCGTATGGAAATGGGGGATTCGCGCCGCCGTCGGTGGGGCCGTCCCGGAAAAGTTATGGTCGTAGCGCTCTCCAGATCCTCGCGCGAGGCGCCATCGGGGCGCAGGCTGGGGCCGGAGCATTGGCCATGCCCGCGCCCCTCCGGCTTTACCTTAATGGATCTGCTGGTTGTCATCGCAGTTATCGGCGCGCTCCTGGCTCTGTTTCTTCCCGCGGTGAACAGGGCGCATGAGAAAAGCAACCGTGTCGTCTGCGCAAATAACCTGCGGCAGCTTGCGGCCTCGACGCTCGCCTATGCAAACGACTCGTCCACCGGCAGGCTGACACCGGATCGGTACGAGAGGCGGTTCATCGACGCGGGCCCAGGCCAGAACTGGCTCTGGCGCTATATGACACACGGCTCGGGGTTGCCAAAGATGTTTTTCTGTCCAAGCACACGGCAGGGCCATCTCTTAAAACTACTCCACGATCCGGACGGTACCCTCTGGTATGGCGACCTGATGCGTTCGGCTGACGGACGCCTTGCGGTCCATGGTTGCAGTTACGATACTATCCCGTTCTTCGCGGAGCTGGAGAATTATTGGAATGGCAACTCGAATGCGGAACGCAACTCCCGGGCCGTCCCTAAAACGCTGCCCACGATCAACACCTACGCGCATGAGCACGAGGCCTTCGGCCTCAAAGGCCGAGTCCCCGGACCCAGCGCTGTTTGGATTTACGCTGATGCCAGCTCCTGGAATCCCTTCCAATTGTACCTTCCTGTTAGCGAAAGCAACCATGGCGCGGAAGGGCAAAACGTGGGGTTTTGTGATGGGCACGTCCAGTGGGTGGGCCGCGCGCAGGTGGTTTACAGCTACGAGCTGTCGCAGGACAACAATCGGACGAGGGCTTACCCAAGAGGCCACGGGCCTCGCTGATGCTTTTGCATGAAACGCAAAGTCCTCAGCCACGCCGCGAAGTGCCTGGTCCTCGTCCCGGTGCATGAGCATATCGAGCCCGGCTGCGAGGACGGATTGAGGGAACTGGAGCGCCGCGGCTACACGGTTTGGCGCCGCTATGGCATGTCCGATATAGCTTTTGGGCGGTCCGGCCTGGCCAGCGAAGGGCTGTCGAGTGGCTTTGAAGAGCTCATGTGGATCGATTCCGACATCTTGTTCAACCCTGACGATCTCGAGAAGCTGCGCCGGCACAAACTCCCAATCGTTGGGGGAATCTACGCCAAAAAAGGCGATCGCGATATGGCTTGTGTGGCTCACCGAGGGTGCCCCGAAATAGTCTTTGGGGATGCTGGGGGGCCGATCGAGCTCAAATATATTGGCGCGGGCTTCCTGCTCACACGAAGGGTCGTTTACGAGAGGATTGACCGCGACCTGTTCAGCCGCGATCACCCCAAGCGCGCGCGTGGAGCGACGAGGATGGCGCCTTTTTTCTTCAACACAATCGAAGGGAGGCGGCCGGGAAGGCAGTACTTGAGCGAGGACTACTCGTTCTGCGCCTACGCGCGCAAGTGCGGATTTAAGATTATGGCTGATACAACGGTGCGTCTTGGTCACATTGGGCGCTACGTTTATTCGTGGGAGGAGCTCGGTGGCGCGCGCGAGCGGCGCAGCATAGTTCGGGTGAGGGTCGTTCCAAACGTCGGGAAACCGGTCCAATTGGTCCTCCCTCCAAACGTGGC
This DNA window, taken from Verrucomicrobiia bacterium, encodes the following:
- a CDS encoding rhodanese-like domain-containing protein, translating into MRRSLFRVVGVWLLLAAGASLSRPPAEFWRSFRPTEPTADDATLSQVLMCRRQPGTLVVDTRQARYFAEGRIPGAVNMSISELNAVVTNRPSAISKARGLLLYGSGSASEIEAAREIVVRAGLGEKTVIFGGGWREWVECGLPIEKDQE
- a CDS encoding MauE/DoxX family redox-associated membrane protein — protein: METARDIATPECSEREMEPTMQRVCARAMTALAADCAWMALRLLLAGGLEIAGIGKIVAPAGLAAYLQELGWPPVLSGGVAALLPSFELTLGICLMARIELELASVLTWLLSAGFVVMALLALSKPTGLGCPCLPQMSPGILSSGLGMVFRNLVLLLAASLAVWKWGIRAAVGGAVPEKLWS
- a CDS encoding type II secretion system protein translates to MDLLVVIAVIGALLALFLPAVNRAHEKSNRVVCANNLRQLAASTLAYANDSSTGRLTPDRYERRFIDAGPGQNWLWRYMTHGSGLPKMFFCPSTRQGHLLKLLHDPDGTLWYGDLMRSADGRLAVHGCSYDTIPFFAELENYWNGNSNAERNSRAVPKTLPTINTYAHEHEAFGLKGRVPGPSAVWIYADASSWNPFQLYLPVSESNHGAEGQNVGFCDGHVQWVGRAQVVYSYELSQDNNRTRAYPRGHGPR